TGGTAGCTCCAATGTCCTAGATTTGGTCTTCTTAACtgtttttgttaaaaaagTGAATGCCACCTTTTTTGGCTTATCATCTTCCTTACTTGGGGCTGTATCATCCGCTGTAATGTTGTTAGGACGTAGAATTTTTGGTTTATCTGGTGGGAATGCCGAATTGCTACTTCTAGCAATCAGTGGTATTATATTACTTGTAACTTTCtcattttttcttgattcCATTGAAGTTTGcatcatcatttgaaattgtttttcaaaatcttctTCTATTTTACGTTCACTTTCACTTTTTAGTTTCTCCTGATATtcattgtatatttttCGTCTTTCAACATCTCTATCAACATCAATATCTCTATAATCGTCGTCACTATCACTATCACTATCGCTATCTTCGTCAGTGTCAGAATCTTCACTATCATTACTATTAGAATCACTACTAGTAGTGccttcatcatcatcgttTCCTAATATTGACCTTTCTATGTCGTGCCCAGTCTTCTTAGATAACTCAGCGTCCATATCACCATTATCCGGAGTATCTGAGTAGTCGTTATCCTCGTCATCataatcttcttcatcatcttcatcctcatcctcatcttcttcatccaAATTATTCTCAAAGTAGTTTCTCGAATTTACGTTGCCAATAGTACTATCTACTTTATCGGCCGGTGTTGAGTTTTCTGGTTTAACATTCATTGactttaatttaattgtcAGTTTTGCGTTACATTCTATCAAGTTTTCTGACCTCTCAAATCCAATTTGTTTCTTGTACTTTTCAAAAGTATTAGTAACTCTAAACATAGATTCTTTCGGAATAGGTTGTTGTTTAGTAAACATATACAACTCAAAAAATCTCAGAAGCAATTCCAACCTCTTTTTTAAGTAATTAGGATATTTTTCCAGATTCAAAAGTACCATAGTTACTAACTGAAttctaaaataattatctGGTAGATCAAACTGATTGATAGAGGATGGTAATGGTTGTCCATTCGGGTAcccaaatttaattatacgATATATGGTTTCAATTATAACCTCAGAATTCACAATATTGAGATTAAACATTTCAGTTAAGTATCGTATTTGGGCAATACGACGCATATTTTCGTTGTATTCGTTTTTTTCCAAGCCTCGttgaatattttccaaaatttgATCAACGCATTTAACAACAAAGTTAGGATGAGTATCTTTTAAGCCATTTAAAATTGTAGTTAAAATAGGTATATATTGATAGCTTATGCTTTCTGGTGTCGTAAATAGCTTAAAAAGAGTCCTGCTAATATCTGGATTAGTCCAACTAGATCTCTTCACCAAATTTGTGGCAAGCTTAGTATCCACTGTTGATAATTCTCTCCGTATTAGAATACGTAAAAATTCTTGTTCAGGGCTTTCATCCTcaacattatttaatgatttaacCGATGGTGgataaattaaagttaTCAAATTATCTAAGGCACCTTTAGTGTTCATATGTAATTGACGATCCTTCctcttttctttaatcAGATCGACTAATTTTTCCATTTGGTCTTTATATTCCGGATGgttaattaaaaatctACCTAGTTGTTCAAATAAAACAGTCagaatttcaatattattaggaACTTgcatattcattattagagatctaattttatgaaatattaaatattttggcACCATTGCAAATTTAACCATCTCactgaaaaatataatattcttaaCGTTTATTCTATTGCTATGTAATTGACTTCTAAAACTACTATCTAGCATATTAACAAATTCATCTTTAGTTTCTGGTAAATATGGGGCATTTGCTGCTAAAAATCTAGCATATAAGCGAAGTTTGCTCCAGTCCTGTGTTTCAGTAAAgaatttgattaatttatttcttgtaGCTTTATTATCAAGATTACTTTTCCAATATTGACGGATTAAATCATCAATACCTTCTTTCGTTTCAACCATTTCCatatcttcaaaaaatagCTTTATCTGACTTGGATCAGGTGCAGACTTTTCATTCTTCATTGATTCCAGTATATCCTTTAAATCAGGTAACAATTCATAAAACTTTCTAGTATCTTCATTCTCCCAAACTCTTTGATCAGGAGGAAGAATTTGATTAGTGATCATTGGCTTATTAGCAGATTCATAGTCTACAATAAAagtttcttcaattttggGTGGATCtactttgaaaaattcactTAAACTTTGAGAGgcatttttaaatctttcaaaaattggatataattcatcaaaCTCATCGATATATTCATTACGTTCTTTCCCAGTACGGATTTGACATTTTTGATGATCCTTCATTAACTTATTAGTCTTATTATTCAAGTCTATGGTATAAGTAAAAACGGCATCCATGAAAGCTCGAAACAATGATTGTAATAGATTCTTCAAATTAGAATCAAAAATGAAGTCATCCCAGATACTCTCTTCGCTATCCAAGAACATCGGAaatctttttaaaaaaaatattgcaATAGAGGTAGAATATCCTTCCTTAAACCTGTAatgtaatatttcttttaaaacgGAATATATTAAAGGAGAGGCCTTACCTTTTTTCAGTAACAAAAATTTTGGAAGACCAGTTTTTGGTTCAAGTTCTTCTATTGATCTAATTACACCATACAAATACAATTctgaaaatattcttaaatTAGCCtttaatctattaattctaagaagttcaaatttttcaactgTAATATCTTCACATGGGTTACTAAAgttagataaaaataattcaattaagtATGGCGTGAATCTTTGGCCAAATCTCTGATGTAATGCACCAATTACATCAACAGCAGCGGCtatatcttcatttttgtTTGGCACACTTGCTAAGCTTTCATTGGTTGTATTAATTACCTCTGATAAGTACTTTTCCAAAGAAATTTCTCttaaatctttcaatagAGTAGCAcaagtatttttattaataccttgctttaattttttgataaacCCAGTGTTCTTTTTAATACTTGAATCGAGTTTTTTAGCCTTTAATGGGAATACCTCTTCACCATTCCAAGCTCttgtatttaaatcaaattgtTCCTGAACCTTTTGAATGTTCATATTTTATCCAGTGTTTGGAATATATGTATAGAAATGGTTCtagatatttatatcaACAGATGGGTACCAATCGAACCAACgctaattcatcaattttctcaattatgattttttttcctttatcaaaataatatttttgcaGCTCTAATGAgtgtaaattttttttccaaacaCCGTTTGCGATTTCACCTTAAAAATGCTTGATGCTGTAAGCCTgagatgaaaataaaacctagtttaaaaagaaaatttaaggACAACAGAAGTCTTACGTAATGTCTATCATTCAAAATTGGTacaattttagaaaataaatataagatTCTGTAAAATGTTCTATTAggtataatattatataaattagtaaattattaatatacaaaagaaatggaaaaatGCCACATAATTATAAAACGATGTTCGTGCCGGTAAGATTAAGGTAGAGCTCAAATCAGAATATGAACTTTGGAAGAGCAAAACCAGCGTCTTTCCCACTTGCCATAATTGGAGGTCTCTCAACGACAACTAGTTCATTGTCAGAGAGCAAATCAGTAAAAAGGAGAGGCTTATATTTATCAGTAAAGTAGAAGATATCTTCATCAGATTTTGCCCTATTTGTGTTATCTGTTTTTACTTTGGTATCatcatttatattaatagataatGATTCCGCAATGTCCATCTCTTCATCCTCGTCTTCATCAGCAGcgttattaatataattactTTCATCTGTAATTGTAAGCCCATCACGAGTATGcttgtttgtttttcttcttttccTAACTGGAAAatcttttgataaatcCATTCTACATAACCAGGTGGCACCCCACAACCAAATTTTGTTGTCATTTGTTTCGCCAGTGAATACACCTAAGCATTTTTCACCTAGATTTTTGATCTGTCCTGGTAAGTTTTCAGTATTAGTCTTAGACCAATCTGTTAATGTAGAGCTATCTCCCTTTTCTTTAggaatatttaattcataaactttattttcagCAGTGAcacaaataatagtatttcTGGATCTGTTGAAAGCTAGAGCGGTATTATAGCTCATGATACGTAAAATTGTTTTAGATTCGTTGGTTTTCAAATCGATCAAATCAATTGCCCCACATCTACGGGAAACAACAGCATAATCACCAAATGTATCCATGTGGTTAATTTTGTTCATAAAAGGAACTTTGATGCTACTCATAGTTTCCGGAACATCTTCTAGTTCAATTTCAGTGGTTTCCTCATCGTTTTCGGCCTCTAAATCCATAGTAAATAGTTCATCATCAACAGAACAAAATAGTACTCTGGAATTATCAATGAAGTTGGCTAACTTAATCCCtgttttcaataaaatctCATTCTCTAACTTTGTTACTTTCAATTTATCCTTTAGTGGTTGTAAATGAAATATCTTAGTTGTATTTAATCTGCCTACAAGTAAAACTTGACCATCAGGAGACATACAACAGGTAGTGATATGCTGGTCATCATTTAAAACCATCTTACATAccaatttataattttttggagAATCCAAATCATCACCAATC
This genomic stretch from Henningerozyma blattae CBS 6284 chromosome 1, complete genome harbors:
- the NMD2 gene encoding Nmd2p (similar to Saccharomyces cerevisiae NMD2 (YHR077C); ancestral locus Anc_5.363), with product MNIQKVQEQFDLNTRAWNGEEVFPLKAKKLDSSIKKNTGFIKKLKQGINKNTCATLLKDLREISLEKYLSEVINTTNESLASVPNKNEDIAAAVDVIGALHQRFGQRFTPYLIELFLSNFSNPCEDITVEKFELLRINRLKANLRIFSELYLYGVIRSIEELEPKTGLPKFLLLKKGKASPLIYSVLKEILHYRFKEGYSTSIAIFFLKRFPMFLDSEESIWDDFIFDSNLKNLLQSLFRAFMDAVFTYTIDLNNKTNKLMKDHQKCQIRTGKERNEYIDEFDELYPIFERFKNASQSLSEFFKVDPPKIEETFIVDYESANKPMITNQILPPDQRVWENEDTRKFYELLPDLKDILESMKNEKSAPDPSQIKLFFEDMEMVETKEGIDDLIRQYWKSNLDNKATRNKLIKFFTETQDWSKLRLYARFLAANAPYLPETKDEFVNMLDSSFRSQLHSNRINVKNIIFFSEMVKFAMVPKYLIFHKIRSLIMNMQVPNNIEILTVLFEQLGRFLINHPEYKDQMEKLVDLIKEKRKDRQLHMNTKGALDNLITLIYPPSVKSLNNVEDESPEQEFLRILIRRELSTVDTKLATNLVKRSSWTNPDISRTLFKLFTTPESISYQYIPILTTILNGLKDTHPNFVVKCVDQILENIQRGLEKNEYNENMRRIAQIRYLTEMFNLNIVNSEVIIETIYRIIKFGYPNGQPLPSSINQFDLPDNYFRIQLVTMVLLNLEKYPNYLKKRLELLLRFFELYMFTKQQPIPKESMFRVTNTFEKYKKQIGFERSENLIECNAKLTIKLKSMNVKPENSTPADKVDSTIGNVNSRNYFENNLDEEDEDEDEDDEEDYDDEDNDYSDTPDNGDMDAELSKKTGHDIERSILGNDDDEGTTSSDSNSNDSEDSDTDEDSDSDSDSDDDYRDIDVDRDVERRKIYNEYQEKLKSESERKIEEDFEKQFQMMMQTSMESRKNEKVTSNIIPLIARSSNSAFPPDKPKILRPNNITADDTAPSKEDDKPKKVAFTFLTKTVKKTKSRTLELPSNVKFVSNVLQEEERLKSEREKIKNIVLQRTFD